The segment ctgcacggacctcctccgcagtcaactagaAAGCTCCCCCAtgagccttcggagcctcggccttcactgatCGAATCTCGGTAAcccttgcaacaggtgcaaatccctgtgctgacccctgatgcaactgtggacactcggccttccgatggccagtctgtttgcaatgaaagcaaaccataaatcccttggggaaatccttggcgatATTCCCCTCCATggcacatttgtagcaagcacccgatcgacatgccctctcatgacccttgccgcacttccccaagtgcggcccttttggcctgcagtcctcgaatcagcggacttggtccgcttggctgtcggATGAGaatgagccggccgccgatccatcttctgagactcggcctcctccctggcctgagtctccaactcaatctccctcttccgagcattttcctggagcttagaaaatgtccggtacgtcgagttcgacatgaactcccgaatgtccctcctcagattgcccaaataccggctcatccgtgcctgctcagtagacacctgctcagggcagaacatcgccctctcatgaaacttctgggtaaccacagtaaccgaatcattaccccgcttgagggttaagaactcctgaaccaaccattccctctccaccggcggaacatactcgtctctgaacatggtggtgaacctctcccaggtcactgcggAAATCTCTACAAGAGGGAAgctcgctgtcacgaacttccaccaatccttcgctcctaagcgaagctggttcaaagcgaaccgtaccctcagatgctccggacatgaacacgtatagaagcatccctcaatatcagcaatccatctcatcgcagcaatcggatcctgcgtcccataaaactcaggtggcttcgtgttgttgaatttccggaacaacaacgagtcacctcccagAGACCTGGCAGCAGCCGCAACTAttgtagctgcagcggttgcagcctcagtcaccgcggcgtaccgctcatcgaaagtctcaatcagtgtggtcttgatagacccaaacatctccggaatctcggccctgatcgccgcagccacctcatcgtggatcatccgacgaagctcctcgtcactcacaccgctcgccttaggtctgtggcgtgtcccaaccatgatgtctctgaaatataacataataatatcaaagactcattcgagcatgctcgcactcgataactcgaaCCTagttgttccttagtacccaaaggattcttacttagagtgcgcactgctctggtgtcttcggtagtacgggcccttatactaccgcctacaccacatcagtattcaccctaagtcctcctccttggatcccagatcacaagtactctatatctcactaGCATAGGCCAGCTTTCGGTAGACCTCTTatcagctcctcactgctacctactcgctctcaagcatcacatagcagcacaatccttcctaggctacggcatcacaaaatcaggccactctagtcctaatatgaatacctagccagttctagcatgcataatataacatatcatatctcataacacataacgtaagggcattttggtcacacataggtacccttccaggtacagcatagtgagaagactcacctcgtatgatgtctagtatcTCACGTGCTCGGTATCTCTGAATTTGGAAACAAcgacctagcctcgcctaatcacaacaaGTAATCATTCCAAATCATTAACGACTCCCAAGGCTATACTACATCCCTTTCTAcaattccacagaagggtaaaagaccattttacccctccctgactcaaaagtccacatgttgaccaaaaccctaaaagtcaacaaaagtcaacaacaagcagtacgtggggcgtaccaactcctgtacgcggggcgtacccttgcacTCCAGAATCGGGGGAACACGACCCTCTACGCGGCGCATACTAGGATTACACCCAACGTAAATCCCAGTTTCTTACTTTCTTCATtttaggtcttaaacagttaagacataatCTCACATTCCAGATCTAGCCATTCTaatacctcttaatccataaagtcgaaacctttaagcctttgcatggctataaaggttcccacatcttctaacacctttcctttcttctctaaaagtctagatctcatgcatggctcaacatttacgtccaagattgcatttacaactcatatagtcctggaatatgatagatctaggccaatggagactatttTCTCATAAAGgatccatcttgggaccaaaaaccctagaatttggtccaagaagcacacaacacaaataacaaggcaagttttgaactttatacctcaggaagaagctccaacctctgtagacctcagatctactcttgtccaccaacttctagctcctacaatggcctcctcttctctttcaccaccttgaaatggcactttgaagcttagaacgcACACACACAAGCTAAGGACGAAGGgaatactctcttagggtttctttctgtgaGATGGTGGCTGCGAgacaagaccatctcattccttttatagccctcaagtcatattagggttttgcatctgggtcGGTTATgcccggcgtaaccttgggtacgcccggcgtacccaGATGAATCTGCATACAAAATAatcgcgcgagtacgcgcaacgtactcacaAGCCTAGCATTTACATAAAGGGACCTAATATGATAACTTGGGAAAGAAGAAGGTTTAAATGgttgaacctgaatttcgggatgttacaagtgtCTTAAACGATAAAGTCACCAACTTGACGTCTTTGCATGGATCAAAGAGACTCAAGTTCAAGATTTAGCATTCTACTTCCATCAAATGATCATTAACTCATCCATGGTTGATCTACAACCATCAAGATGCAAAGATTATGAGCTAGGAACCTCAGGAACATCAAAAGAAAAACTCAAATCTTCTAGAGTAACTTTTACGCACAAGAACTCACTCTTGGGACCAGAATGTGCTCAAAACTTAACTAGCCCTAGATCTAAGCATGTAATAGTCAAGGACAAGACTTTATGCCTTTATGAAGCTAAAAAGGATGGATGGACCTTGGATATACAAGCTCCTACTTGATCAGTACTCCTCAACCAAGCTTCCTCTTCTTGAAGATACACCAAACACACAGCAAAACACATAGAAAGATGAACTCTCTTTAGAAAtgggttagggtttcgagatagTGCTCAAAAGGGGCaatggaggctggtaaggagagagtattgggacataaggtgtttaaatagggtgcaaaccctaaatttaagggtTGCCCCTGACccacgtacacccaacgtaccagAGATACGCCCACCGTACCAGGGGGTTAACCTTGTGTCAGGCACTCTTCGAAGTAGGCTCAACGTACcttatgtacgcccaacgtatgaggTTCTTAAGCCACATTAAAGGTGAAATAGATAGCTAATGAATTACCTGACATATCGAGCTTTACAACTCACCCCCACTTGAATCATACTTCATCCTTGAAGGCCGCTGCCACAAATAACTCTAGataatgctctctcatctcctcatcaggctcccatgtccattctgaCCCCTTTTGGTGCTGCCACACCACCTTTACCAACTCCACAACCTTGTTACAAAGAGTCTCCGTCTTCCTATCTAGGATCGCCACTAGTATCTATATATAATTCAAATGCTCGTCCACTTGAATATACTCCAATGAAACCACTGTTGTATCGTCGAACAAACATTTCCTCAGTTGAGAGAAGTAACATGTGTTGTGAATATGATTGAACTCATCGGGCAGATGCAAACGATACGCAACCCTGCCTACCCGGgctaaaaccctgaaaggaccaatatatctggGGCATAGCTTGCCctacttcctgaatcggatgacacctttccaaggtgacacctttatgAGCACCATGTCCCCAACTTGGAACTCTAAGTTCGACCTTTATCtatcaacatagctcttttgttGACTCTGTGTTTTCTGATGTCTGAcgcggacctgctgaatcaatcCTGTcatcttgagtactacctccgtaCTCCCCATAACCCGTTGACTGACTCACCCCAACATATctgggtcctacacttcctcccatagagcatctaaaaaggaggtcgatcaatgttagcatgataattgttgttatatgaaaactccacCAAAGGGAGATATGTATCCTAATTCCCACCAAAATCCagtacacatgctcgaagcatgtcctccaaagtctggatagtTCGCTCACTCTAATAATCAGTCTGCGGGTGGAATTTGTGCTGAAATGAAGACAAGTACCAAAATCCTCATGAAATAACTGAAACCGGAACCCAATACCGTGCCACAACCTCATGAAACAACTGAATATCCCTATCTGAAACAACTGAAACCGGAACCCAATATCGTGCCACAACCTCCTGGATGTAGATGTCTTCCATCTTCTCCGCAGAGATACTCCCCTGATCGGGATAAAatgcgcgctcttggtcaatcaatccatgatgacccatatcaaaTCCACTCCGTGCGCCATCCATGGTAACTTTGTAATGAAGTCCGttatgatatcttcccatttctaaACAAGAATACCTAACAACTCCATTTTGTCATGAGGTCACTAGTGCTCTGCCTTGACTTTCCTATaagtcaaacacctctccacgtACCAGGTTACATCCCACTTCATGTAGGACCACCAATAACCAGCATGAAGATCTTTATACATTTTCGTCGCACCAGGATGAATAAAGAACCTCGACTTGTGCgcatcctccatcaaaatctgacgTACACCACCCCAATATGGAACCAACACCCTCCAATGAAGAGTCAAGAAACCTCAAATACCATAATAGAATGAGGACACCTGACCCACTATATGCTTGCTCTTCCGATGCTTCTCCTTCATATCCTCAATATgtgcttcccgaatctgctccagaAGCGGagtaatcacggtcatcctcatacacacgttTCTGATCAGGGTGGCAGCTGCTTTGCAGATAAAAGCATcagccaccatattggccttccatgggtgataaaggatctcacgaTCATAATCCTTCACCGCATCCAACCACctatgttgcctcatgttcaaattcggttgatccatcaggtacctcaaactcttgtgatggTACAATAGACTCTAacagaggtaatgtcgccaaatcttgagggctaaaaccacaacccccaactccaaatcatgcgtagggtaGCTCTCCTCATGAGGCTTCGGCTGCCTCGAAGTGTAGGTAATCACATGACCCCGTTGCATCAAGACTACACCCAAACCTGCGATTAACGCATcatagtataccacaaagtcctcaacAGCCTCTGGAAGGGTCAGAATCGATGCATCACACAACCGCTACCTCAGAGTCTCAAAAGTTGTCTGTTGCTCAAGCCCTCAACAAAAGGTGGCGGTCTTATTCATCAACTGGGTCAAAGGAACCaccatcttggagaaatcatgaatgaatctctgatagtaaccTGCCAACCAAAGGAAACtacgaatcttagatggagacctcgaaacctcccacctcatcgCTGCCTCAACCTTGGATGGATCAACCGGGATACCATTCTGATTGACAAGGCACCCTAGAAATTGCACCTTGCACAACCAAAACTCTCACTTGAAGAACTTCACATACaacttctccctcctcaaagtctttaACACCTATCTAGATGCTCCTTATTTTGTTCTTGAGTCATGGAATAGACAAGGATgacatcaataaacacaatcataTATCGATCCAACATAAGTCTatacacgcggttcatgagatccatgaacgatgttagggcattggtgagcccgaagtgcatcaccacgaactcgtaatgaatATAACGAGTTCGTAAGGTCGTCTTCTAAATATACTTCTCTCTGACTATCATCTAATGATAACCTAAaagtagatcaatcttggagaactaagatgcgccttgaagctggtcaaacaaatcgtcgatcctcaggagtggataacagttcttcacctcTAGCTTATTCAGGTCCCGGTATTCAATACACATCCTATgtaacccatccttcttcttcactaataAGATCaaagctccccatggtgaactactcggccgaatgaaCCCGACTCCAATAGCTGaatggacaactcctgcatctctggaggtgctaactgataaggtgatttggctatcGGAGTTGCACCTAAAACCAAGGCAATCTGAAACTAAACCCGCCTCCGGAGGCACTCCATGAAAATCCTTTGGGAAAAGGTCCATGTATTCCCGAACAATCGGCACATCATCCACAGTCACCTTATCATTCTCTCCTGTATCTATCATATAGGCCACAAGCCCGAAAGAATCCTGCTAAAGATAATGTCTGGCCCTCGCTGCCGAACAGAGAGTCGACCCACGCTGAGCACCCTCCCTGTGTATCACCAACTCTCCCTCATTTGGGGTCGAACACGTACCAACTGATGCACACAATCAATcatcgccccattagggctcaaccaatacATCCCCACAATGACCTTACTCTCatgcaggggaataggaaccaaagcAATCAGGTACTGCTCGCTGAATAACTCCAAAGTACATCCCCGGTGAACCCTTAACACGCGCATTGGACGATCGTCAGCAGTCTCTACCTCTAACGGATAATCTAGCTCCCCCAGAACATCatcaaacctcttgctaagcgcaagagatacaaaggatttGGTAGCCCCTGAATCTAATAAAACCGACATAGGATTACCATTCACAAGCAACAACCCTAaacactaacacacacacacacacacacacacacacatatatatatatatatatatatatatatatatatatatataagtgtgataagaaacataaataaaaatataaggaAAAGATACATACCTGTAACGACATCAATTGTTGCATGAGCCTCCTCGAATGTCATCTGAAATGCTCTGCTCCTCACAAATGGCGCCTCCGCCTTGCCCTGACggctatcagtgatcctcagagTTGTTGGTGCAGGTGTTGTTACTGGTCCTACCATTGCTAAATTCATGTAGTTAGATTCTTATGGACCCtctaattgcaatgaaagcaaatcatatcagatacctaggcggtggtggtggtagtgaaaTCCCTATTGAAGTGATCCGTCCTGCCGCACTTGAAGTAGCTGGAACCACCCACCCTACAAAATCCATCGTGCGTCTTCCCGTACTTACCACAGCTGCCCTGACCTTGTTGGCCCTTCGATCTCAAATCAAAACATTAGTCCTCTTTCCTAAACCCTCTAAACTCTGAACCtgatctggcttcctcttcttcttcatctctagatcaatctccctATATATGGCTCTCGTTACCATGTCGTCCAGTATCATGAAACTGGATATgctcacaaactgtctgatattgctcatcaacatgtcatgatatctTGCCTTCTTTATCTCCTCATCTACCCCTACTGCAGAACCAACAAGTCCCTCTTATgaaacatggcggtgatctctgcaACCATCTCAGTAGTGAGTAGATAGGATGCAAATCTAaacttcgacccctcggggcagaagctagtacGAAAGGCATTTGTGATATTTGCTAACCATCACCTGCTCTCAATAAGGTCCTTCTTCCTGAAGAACTTTGGAGCCTTACATGCCCAAAACTCTTTGAAAGTAAAAAAGCAAGCTCCTACCATCACCACGATACCATAACGAAAAGCGCCCACACGCTCATCCAGAATCtccaagataccctccttgatcgtactGAAGATCGCATGAGTCTGCTCAAGAATACTCTGGGTAATCTCTGACAAAATGAACTTTCGCATCTGATCATCCATGTGTTCGGCCCCAAAGACAGAACCCGAACCACTACAGGCACCAAACCCATCATTGACACCCGTACCACCACTAAAACCTCCTCAAGcaatcaccatgctgaaaataaaccatacaaaccatcaaaaacacacacaaatgAACCCACATTCTACAAGCTCCCTGGTATCATTGTGACTTCCTTGACTTGAGTACAGATCACCTGCATCCAATAATACGGGCCGACTACTACCGTCCACATCAATCTGTACATTCCTTAAAGATCTCCTTGAGTCCTCCAAGTTACTTCCTTATCAATCCAGACGATCTCTCGCAAAGCAAGGCTCACTACACCAAAACACCTCCTAGGTTCTCCTAGGGCTACCATCACACCACTCTCCATTATCAACTGCAGAAAGAAATCCTTCTAACACCATCTAATTAGCTCATGAACACAATTACATATTACCGACATCAGATAATTCTTTGagtgaaaggtctcacactacaatggttggactcaaacaagagatacgcaatagagttaaacctaaccttATCAAATTATCTAATCTCGGTAATATGTAACTTGATGCATTCGCTTACCATTTAGCTGATATTAatgagaactcctaaaagcacaaagcaaacaacattcaagCATTAGGTAATTTGAATCAaaacataacctaaacaagcCATCCTATCAAATAACTGATCCAAATCTAGCATTCATGTCGACAAGCTCATACggtaggcatataaaggcatatctcctagcattctatcatgcaatcctgagCAGCTCCTTAGGCTTAATCTAGCATTCGATTCACAAATTCCCAATTCACAACATATCACATAGAACATGTATGGAcatttttgggaaaacttacttgagctcggtcgattgcatacaccacacccttttttattaaaaaatcctttaataaaacatttctttttataaaaaggtCTACCAAACCCTCAATTTAAGTTTAGACACactcgagagtatgcccgaatccctcaaaccaaggctctgataccaacttgtaacgtcccaaaatttataaccaaaattttcacttttgtattaataaaaccatcaacCAACATGTTTATAAAATCATAAAGGAAATCAAAGTATGTCAATAATCATCTAGAAATATATCAGAGTCAAATAATGCGGAAAATCATGGTATATGTGATgcgatcatcccaagctcttctccctcgaaccggaagtacctgaaatataaaatgaaaaccataagcacaaagcttagttagtTTCTGTAACACCCGTGACTTGAGGTAATGATAGTTATTTAATTTCTTTATGATTAATTGTGAGACTGTAAGTTTAATATTGGATTGCTGAGTTGGGCCTTAGTGAGTGGGTTGTTTGTTTATTGGGCTACCCAgagacgtacgttgggcgtaagtttGGCGTTTGCGGGGCGTAGTACAGCATTGGATGCGGGGGATCAATAAGCATATGCGCAACGTACCAAGGAGTATGCGCAGCGTACGCGAGCAGAatcgaaaccctaatttttagggtgtaaGCCATATAAATACCTCATTATGTCCCAAATCCTAGCCTCCTTACCAACCACCTCGACTCAAAAATCCTAGAAACCTTTCATTTTTCATCTTTGTGTGCTTTTGGCATTGTGAAGCTCATTGTGGTGTTTTGAATCTTGgaaggagaaagaagaagaacttgagtagcttgagctcaaggatctgagATAGCATCACCATTTAGCACTTacatgaggtaaaaagctcacaaCTTGCCTCatgaatgcttagatctatgaTAATGGTGTTttgggacctttttggtcccaagaaggGATTTTTATGGTCCAAATCCATTTCTAGGATTAGGGTTGCCACACTTAGTGCTATATGAGTCCCAAGAATAGAAAAGTTTCAATCTTGAAGGTCCTTTGTGTCCATGAATGAGTTCTAGTCATTTTCATGGAAGATAGTTTCAAATTTCAATTTTGGGTCAATTTgatgggttgcaagccaccaagtaatcgactttatggattaagacacttTAGTAGACTCAGTCTGTGTTTTGAGCTtaaggtcttaagggattaagccctTTTGGAGTTTATGGTTTAACAAGGTAGTACGTTAGGCATACAATCATGTACCCGCAGCGTACAAGCCATGCAGCCTGTACGCTTAGTGTATAGAGGAGTATGCCCTGCGTGCTCACTGGATTCAGATTCCTCATCGTTTGGGCCAATCTTTGGACTTCTTAGCTATTGGTCCTTAGTGGGCCATTAGAAGTCAGTTAATGGGCTAAGGACATGTTGGGCTTAAGGGAAGGCTCATTCCacgagttgggcccaatttagaaaattgtgccattagtgggcttggaaagTTAGATAGAATTGGACCATGGATGTTATGGAATTGGGCCTAGGTTATGGTCCAAATTAGATTAggggtaatatggtcattttaccctaataaggattattggattttaactaagtgttattgtgataatgatagtcggggagtcgttggagcagtcGTTAGAGATTCCTTACCGTGAGATTCAACATTCAgttttgcgaggtgagtttcctactgtatgaacgggtcgaaggcaccaatgtcggcccgtataTGTATGTTAGttccggaccaaggtccgatgccgggcagtgcccgatgtaggtttatatgtttccggatcTCCGATCCAATGTCGGGTAGTGCCCGAGGaatatttgtatgcttgatgtcttcgtgattcttgcatgggtctgttttgtatgtttccatacttcggtccgatgtcgggcaaagcccgaggaatgtttgtatgcttctggatttcggtccgatgtcgggcggggcccaaggaatgtttatatgtttatgttatgtgattatttatgtgtctttgttgatatgtttatatgtatactgagctttgctcgatgccaggcggggcccgatgtcggacattgtccgatgtcgggcgaggcctgaTGAAGCGAGCAAGgcccat is part of the Lactuca sativa cultivar Salinas chromosome 7, Lsat_Salinas_v11, whole genome shotgun sequence genome and harbors:
- the LOC128127106 gene encoding uncharacterized protein LOC128127106, whose product is MRQHRWLDAVKDYDREILYHPWKANMVADAFICKAAATLIRNVCMRMTVITPLLEQIREAHIEDMKEKHRKSKHIVGQILMEDAHKSRFFIHPGATKMYKDLHAGYWWSYMKWDVTWYSCLEMGRYHNGLHYKVTMDGARSGFDMGHHGLIDQERAFYPDQGSISAEKMEDIYIQEVVARYWVPVSVVSDRDIQLFHEVVARYWVPVSVIS